The sequence gtgagtcccAGAGCTGGACACTTACAACTGTGCATATTAATGTAAAGAAGTCATCGTTGTACCCGCAATGAGTTACATTAAATAGTTACATTCTCTGTGTCGCCAAAGTCATCGAATGTCTCTGGTGTCGCCAAGATGGCACATCTTTGCCTGTGCCAAACCAGATGCCAAACACGTACAGATTTTGCAACCCTGGCCCCTTTAAATGGAACTTGTTGTAGCTGGTTTCACACACCCTGTAATGCATTGCTCAGGGAGTGCTAGCACGTAGCTAAATATAAGCTAGGGTCTAAAACCAGTGCTAAGTATTTGAGGAAGCTCTTGGACGTGCTTCCTCGAGGATCACAAGAAACTGTTTAACAAGGTAATATCATGTGCCCTACATGgtacaaacacatttttagaaatatatttattttatgacagtGACTATAAATGACATGCTGACTTGTCATACTTGTAAGGTACTTAGGAACTCGTATGCTAACCAGGGGTGAGGTAGCAGGCTAGCATTTCTTCCATACATTATGTGGGGGATGGGTCTAAATGCTAACCTGGTTACTGTCAACAGTAAGTAGTCAGCTAAATGTCCTAACTAGCTGGCCATTTGTTTGATGCAATTCCATGATATGTCGTTTTTGAAGACCGATAAGTGACCCCAGGTCATCTACGGTCGATGTGGCTTGAAATACACGCTACTATGATGTTTTTGACGGTGTTAACCCGTGTTATTCTAGCTAGGCTGTGGAGTTAGCCGGGGATCGGCATGACTTTAGCTAACTACTCGATCTGTGTCTGTCACGCCTGTCACAGACCTGGCTTTTGCAAAATTAAAACAGATTGATTTAGCTAGCTAGATGAATATTGTAGTTACGGAGTTATGACACATGACAGCTGTTAAGGTCATGTGTGCTTCTTGGCTATTACTTCATGTCAGGCAACTTGGAGTTGGAACAATACTAAGCTGCAGATAAAGCGATTAGTTTTGTCTATGCCGGTGACGGACCCTAGCTAGTATGCTTGTAAACTACCCAAGCTAATGAGCTCTATTTGGCCAGTTGCCCCAAGACACTTCAAGTGGGACAGTTGCGATTAGTCGAAACCACCTGTTAATGAAACACGAAACGCTCTATGCTATAGTCCTCCTGAGCCTCTACACATAAGAGAATGGTTGACAATATTCACTGTTAACACGTTATTTTTAACATTTACTTTAATGTTGATATTATTAATGTGGTTCACAGGTTTTCGGGCAAGACCTTTCTGGTCCCATACTGTCTCTGACTGTGCATATTGCCCATGTTTCGAGAATATTTATCACGACTATCAGAGATATTCAAAGAGGAAAAATGCAACCATGGAATACGCTCACCCCCCATGTGGCGTTTGTTTAGTGATGCAAGCCAGTATGCAGGTGTCACGTCGTATAAGCAGTTCCTTAGCTGTTGGATCAAACCAGTTTGGACTTTAATCTCCTCTACATGGTTTCTGAGTTGTTCATAAGCCATGTCTCCATTGTGGATAAATGTTAACAGCTGATCAGAAAAATAAAGTATTTCTATGTTTCCAAATAGATTACATTGATTTAGTCTTCTTACCTAGATGGATTCAGAGTGGAGTGTTGTTAACTGCTTACTGTATGAGTATTTTGATTGAACAggtgtgttgtgactgtttgTGCTGCGTATACCATCAGAGACCACATACTAGTCCTGCTTTGAGCCTGTCTGAATGAGAAACTTTTTTGTGATTATGTGATTAGTGCATTCTTATGACTTTGTCCTTAGAGGCTGAGTGTATCGGCCTATGGgtttcacataaaaaaatgtatttaacattttctGGAAGTTTGACTGTTTTGCTCTCTTTTTGCAGACCGAACCATGAGGAGTGTGATGCTGCTCGTAGTGCCAgcgctcctgctgctgctggctctCCCGGCCACCAGGGGTCGCTACAATGACGACTTTGACGACGGTGAGGACCTAGCCGAGTTTGACGACAATGACTTCGCTGAGTTCGAGGATGTGAGCGAGGACCAGGGCACGGAAACGGAGAcggccccgccccctccacgGGCGGCGCCTTCAGTGCCCGCagatgaagaggatgatgacGAGGCCACAGTGGAGACGGAGGACGGTCAGGATGAGTTCTACGATGGGGACACTCAGGTGAGTGAGAGGCAaagcgtatgtgtttgtgactggTTTGTGCATGGGTGTATGTGAAAGGGTATCACTGGGAACTGTAGCTCAAACCTAGCTGAGGATCTGGTCTGTTACAAACCAGAATATGTACATGACCCCTTTGGTGCAGCTACTTTGTGGAACTACTGCAATGCTCTATAAGCTTGAAGAAAAGGCTGTCTAAGCATGCCTTAGGTGTAGTTGCATTTAAGCATATCAAAAGTCTCTTATCATATATCAGTAGGTTGGTTAGTAGTACAGGTTTGATGAGCATTCACTTACGTCTGATCCCTCTTTGCTCCTGCAGGACCAGGACAGTTACAGCAAGTATGACAACGAAGAGTTTGAGGGTTACGAGACCAAGACGAGTCCCTCTTTCAAAGACAACACCCTCATCCTGAGAGAGGTAGGGAAGTCTCTGTCCATCCTTGCTACCTCGTGTacctcctgctcacacacacactcacacacaccttaaactCTGCGACACCTGTCCTGACCTGTGATTGACTCACCCGAGGACCCGTAGACATGATCATGAGCGTGTTGGTGGTTCTCTCCGTGGCGGTCTCTAGGTTCCAGCCCACCTGCAGAACAGCTGGGAGAGCTACTACATGGAGATCCTGATGGTGACGGGCCTGCTGGCCTACATCATGAACTACATCATCGGCAAGAACAAGAACAGCCGCCTGGCGCAGGCGTGGTTCAACTCGCACCGGGAGCTCCTGGAGAGCAACTTCGCCCTCGTCGGTGAGAGGGagcttctcctcttctcctcttctccacttctccactcctctcacttcttttattttcctctctctcttttttttgcactCCTCTCATTCTCGCCTCTGCAtttattctctcctctttccactCCATTCTCTATCTCCTTTGTGTTCACTTATCCTTTCACCTTTTGATTTCTACCTGCCCTCATTCCTCTTCTCTGAAGTCCCAAAggcttttttacatttttgtaatcCCTTCGTTATAATGATGAAGCTTTTATTGTAATGATGGTGGACCTGAGACTAGATTGAGTTGTACTGTAGAATATGCGTAGGTTTTCAGTTCTGACGGCGGTAACTCTGCCTGCAGGTGATGACGGTACCAATAAGGAGGCCACCAGCACGGGGAAGCTCAACCAGGAGAATGAGCACATCTACAATCTCTGGTGCTCTGGTCGCGTGTGCTGTGAAGGCATGCTCATCCagctcaaggtgtgtgtgtgtgtgtgtgtgcgtgtgcgtgtgtctgtgtgcgtgcgtgcttgcgtgcgtgcgtgcgtgcgtgcgtgtgcgtctgtgtgtgcgtgtgttgtaaTTGCCAAAATGGAAAAATGGTGGGATGTTAACCTCAACAAACGGTTTTTCTTATCTTGGAGAGTGGGAATGTATGTCTATTTTTCTGTCCTTGGGAGGCTTCAGTTAGGTTAATAAGTGACCTTGGGGAAGGGTTTATGGTTCCTTCAGTCATGGCTGAATGTATGTCTGCTCTCCACCAGTTCCTGAAGAGGCAGGACCTGCTCAATGTTCTGGCCAGGATGATGAGACCAGTCTGTGACCAAGTAGTAAGTGCACATATTCCCATACACACAATAATATAGACCGGAACACAAATCAAAGACCAAGAAAAACGTGTGGTAGTCTaattttttagttttcttttagtCAAAGCAACAATTTCTCAGTAAGCCTTTTGTGTTTCTCTTCAGCAAATCAAAGTGACGCTAAATGAAGATGACATGGACACGTTTGTCTTCGCCCTGGGCACCAAGAAGGCCATGGCTCGCATGCAGAAGGAGATGCAGGACCTGGtaagagtctgaaaatagagcttgattgttctctcctttgaacgtcgctttggataaaaaaagcgtctgctaaatgactaaatggagGTTATTTGTGCACATGAGCGTTTGAGAACGAGAGCTGTGTAGAGAGCGATTCCATTTAGTTCTGCAGGGATTTGTTGGCTGAAGGTACAAATGTCACGGGGTCAAGGGGCCAAGGGGTTTAAGAGTGAGTTTAGCTCATGGCTCATGTGTTGTAcgtctgtgcatgtgtctgccagggggggggtggcagagggGGTTTCCTGTGTCTCATTCTCCTCTGTTGTCTCCTCTCTCAGAGCGAGTTCTGCAGTGACAAGCCCAAATCGGGGGCGAAGTACGGTGTCCCCGAATACTTGACCATCCTCACCGAGATGGGCGAAGTCACGGATGGCCTGATGGACAGCAAGGTGAGTGAGAAAGTGCAAAGTGGGAGTGCAAGCAGAAGCCAGTTGCTTTGTGGTGGCGAACGTGAGGTGTAGTTACTGAGTGACTACAGTATTGTTGGTTATTTGAAGAATCTACTGGAaaatactggtgtgtgtgtgtgtgtgctcttgttaATGTCCCTTTCTTCCTGTGCGTTTACCACTGTTCTTGTCATTCTTCCAGATGGTGCATTACATCACCAATCATGCCGAAAAGATCGAGTCCATCCATTTCTCGGACCAATTTTCTGGTCCAAAAGTTATGCAAGAGTATGTGATCTCTCACATTTGCTGTCATATGCTAAGCAGCGTTAGCAGATTCTCAGATGAACATTGTGAGACTGTTGTCTGACCGCTGCCCAAACGTTGTGTTTCAGAGATGGTCAGCCCTTAAAGCTGCCCGACACGAAGAAGACGCTGCTGTTTACATTTAACGGTAAGAATCTTACCCTCCACACACGCCATAAAAATCCACAAACAATAAAACTTTGTACATTTTCGTCATAGGCCTGTGTCTtcttagcctgacgatgtcatactcataattctagtcagaatatgagtctgataccgctccgttgggctgtgattatggggcgtgtttcaaccgaaccaggaaaaaaaatgcctcttcgctcaattggatatatctagaaccaatcagagcaacgtagtatgaccataacgtagaccatggggccagctgatacattaaacttttaccggatcccgtaggaaggacggcaaaaacatcttttcgatcgacaaatgccttgatcgcgtttctctgttcctctttcaaaatgaatgtgctgtcaatgtcttctaaaacagactcgaatctccacatttcagctctccaacggtagccatgtttgttgaaaacgaattcaccccaaaagctatttggtgacgtggttgattacgttacggttgatcatctgtccatcatcgtataaagcccgccctgacaatttgattggtctatctatctcctcacagatttttgtgaggagataatttctccccaacggagcgacaccagaccgaacttcccaaccaaaaatgttgtgggcggggctaagttcgtctggcatccaggctagtgTCTTCTTGTATTGCCAgctgaaatgtttgtgtgtgtctgtgtgtgtctctctctctctctctttgtgggCAGTGCCTGGGATGGGTAACACATCTCCCAAAGACATGGAACAACTGCTGCCTCTGATGAACATGGTGATCTATAGCGTTGATAAGATCAAGAAACTTCGCTTGAACAGGGAGGTGagtggccccccccccccaaagtctaatggtccaaaaaaaaacatttcaaacaagAAAGgctaaaattgaattgaattgaattgaattgaattgaattgaattgaaatgaaatgttaggCCTAATGCACGTAATGATAAAAGGACAATAAAGACTTTGGCAATACTGTGCGgtatgttttgcttggtttctCTAGAGGCCCAATTATCTATCTGTTTGAAATATTATTACATTGGTGCCTTACAATAGGCCTCCATCCGTATGCAAGTCATAGTCCTTTCCTTAAGTCTGCGAATGAATTTTTTTACTAAATGATTTGTGATGGAAAACTAATAGCTTGACTTCCATATGCAGGGGAAGCAGAAGGCTGATAAGAACCGCGCTCGTGTTGAGGAGAACTTCCTGAAGCAGACCCACGCCCAGAGGCAGGAGGCTGCCCAGACGCGCCgcgaggagaagaagagggctGAGAAGGAGAGGATCATGAGCGAGGAGGATCCCGAGAGACAGCGCCGCATGGAGGTGCAAAAAAACAACTAGAAAGTCTTTGAGGCAGCTTGAATTTGCAGTTGTTTTGAACTTCAGTGAGGACAAGAAATGAATctaaatgcagtgaatgaaaactctctctctcttttctttccctccatcagGAGGCTTCCCAGCGCCGTGATCAAAAGAAGCTGGAGAAAAAGCAGATGAAGATGAAGCAGATCAAAGTGAAAGCCATGTGAAGGGGCACAACAATGCAGTGTTGcgcgcatgcacaaacacacacacacatttcttcttCAGATGACTGCTtccatcctcacacacatgtacttctcagtctcaaacacacttcgctttctggttgaatgtgtgTCTCTTCTACCTGCTGCAAAAGTTCTTCCACATCATAGAGCTGTCACCTTGCCAGTCCGTGTCTGTCTTGTCCTGCTCTGATTTATATTTTCCTCTTCCTAATGTCTGGAGTTACTTGTAAGAGTCTCATTGCAGACAACCAGGGAGTATTGTTTAAtttaaagagagggaaaggttgCACTTGTAATAAAAATGCTGGCCTTTTCAGCTATAATACGCCCATGACTGAAATCCCATTTTATAGGTGAAATTGTAGGCATGTggggattttttatttttttttgtattcaaatGGTCATGCTGGAATGATATGTTTCATGTTAATTTAATGCTAAGTCAAGCtgcactgcattttttttaaataggatCTTCTGACTTGAATGGTTCTTTACTGAAAGTTTGGTGAATACTGCCATCatcaacaagaaaaacaaccacgCAGTCGTGAGATcctgtcatgtttgtgtttggcttACACAAACCACAGATCAAAATAAAAAGAAGTTGTGCACTGAAATTGTGAAAAATTGGGTGATTGTGTCTTTTCTCTTAAGTCACACCTAAACAGGatgttttgtgattgtgtgctggACTCTCCATTAATCTTTCAGGCCTTGGGGTCTGGCAAGCGCCTTGATGGCACCACATAAAATAAgtactataaatataaatacataaaactgAGTTAAATTGTTGGGAGTTTTTTGGGGATTTTACAGAATTTCACATGGGATACTACATTTAGTTTAGTAAATACTTAAGACATTTTGTGATCGTTGTCATATCACTGGTGGTATGAAACaagtgaatatgagtgtgtgtcagagagaatcTTAACCCTAAAGAAATTATTTGGATGAAGTGGTCTGGAGACTTGCCACCCCACTGTGAGGTAGGTGGGAGTCAACATTTGTTTCTCTTGAATGCACCTGCCTCAGTAAAATTGATTTGTATTGCAAAGTTGTGACTGTCATAACAGAGACCCAACCGTCATGAGTTCTGAAATAGGCGGGTCAGGTCATGTCATGTTACAGCCAGGTAGAGAGAGCATGTAGCTGCTCACTATATGCCTCCAAATTGtgttgtatgcgaatacaatgacaataaaggcttttctttcttcttcttatgTATCTATGTATATCCTTTATAAATCATTTTAATCTGAATGTGCCTTAATTTTCTCTGC is a genomic window of Clupea harengus chromosome 1, Ch_v2.0.2, whole genome shotgun sequence containing:
- the ccdc47 gene encoding PAT complex subunit CCDC47 isoform X1, which codes for MWGMGLNANLVTVNNRTMRSVMLLVVPALLLLLALPATRGRYNDDFDDGEDLAEFDDNDFAEFEDVSEDQGTETETAPPPPRAAPSVPADEEDDDEATVETEDGQDEFYDGDTQDQDSYSKYDNEEFEGYETKTSPSFKDNTLILREVPAHLQNSWESYYMEILMVTGLLAYIMNYIIGKNKNSRLAQAWFNSHRELLESNFALVGDDGTNKEATSTGKLNQENEHIYNLWCSGRVCCEGMLIQLKFLKRQDLLNVLARMMRPVCDQVQIKVTLNEDDMDTFVFALGTKKAMARMQKEMQDLSEFCSDKPKSGAKYGVPEYLTILTEMGEVTDGLMDSKMVHYITNHAEKIESIHFSDQFSGPKVMQEDGQPLKLPDTKKTLLFTFNVPGMGNTSPKDMEQLLPLMNMVIYSVDKIKKLRLNREGKQKADKNRARVEENFLKQTHAQRQEAAQTRREEKKRAEKERIMSEEDPERQRRMEEASQRRDQKKLEKKQMKMKQIKVKAM
- the ccdc47 gene encoding PAT complex subunit CCDC47 isoform X2; the encoded protein is MRSVMLLVVPALLLLLALPATRGRYNDDFDDGEDLAEFDDNDFAEFEDVSEDQGTETETAPPPPRAAPSVPADEEDDDEATVETEDGQDEFYDGDTQDQDSYSKYDNEEFEGYETKTSPSFKDNTLILREVPAHLQNSWESYYMEILMVTGLLAYIMNYIIGKNKNSRLAQAWFNSHRELLESNFALVGDDGTNKEATSTGKLNQENEHIYNLWCSGRVCCEGMLIQLKFLKRQDLLNVLARMMRPVCDQVQIKVTLNEDDMDTFVFALGTKKAMARMQKEMQDLSEFCSDKPKSGAKYGVPEYLTILTEMGEVTDGLMDSKMVHYITNHAEKIESIHFSDQFSGPKVMQEDGQPLKLPDTKKTLLFTFNVPGMGNTSPKDMEQLLPLMNMVIYSVDKIKKLRLNREGKQKADKNRARVEENFLKQTHAQRQEAAQTRREEKKRAEKERIMSEEDPERQRRMEEASQRRDQKKLEKKQMKMKQIKVKAM